A region of Homo sapiens chromosome 17, GRCh38.p14 Primary Assembly DNA encodes the following proteins:
- the BRCA1 gene encoding breast cancer type 1 susceptibility protein isoform 68 (isoform 68 is encoded by transcript variant 209): MLKLLNQKKGPSQCPLCKNDITKRSLQESTRFSQLVEELLKIICAFQLDTGLEYANSYNFAKKENNSPEHLKDEVSIIQSMGYRNRAKRLLQSEPENPSLQETSLSVQLSNLGTVRTLRTKQRIQPQKTSVYIELGSDSSEDTVNKATYCSVGDQELLQITPQGTRDEISLDSAKKAACEFSETDVTNTEHHQPSNNDLNTTEKRAAERHPEKYQGSSVSNLHVEPCGTNTHASSLQHENSSLLLTKDRMNVEKAEFCNKSKQPGLARSQHNRWAGSKETCNDRRTPSTEKKVDLNADPLCERKEWNKQKLPCSENPRDTEDVPWITLNSSIQKVNEWFSRSDELLGSDDSHDGESESNAKVADVLDVLNEVDEYSGSSEKIDLLASDPHEALICKSERVHSKSVESNIEDKIFGKTYRKKASLPNLSHVTENLIIGAFVTEPQIIQERPLTNKLKRKRRPTSGLHPEDFIKKADLAVQKTPEMINQGTNQTEQNGQVMNITNSGHENKTKGDSIQNEKNPNPIESLEKESAFKTKAEPISSSISNMELELNIHNSKAPKKNRLRRKSSTRHIHALELVVSRNLSPPNCTELQIDSCSSSEEIKKKKYNQMPVRHSRNLQLMEGKEPATGAKKSNKPNEQTSKRHDSDTFPELKLTNAPGSFTKCSNTSELKEFVNPSLPREEKEEKLETVKVSNNAEDPKDLMLSGERVLQTERSVESSSISLVPGTDYGTQESISLLEVSTLGKAKTEPNKCVSQCAAFENPKGLIHGCSKDNRNDTEGFKYPLGHEVNHSRETSIEMEESELDAQYLQNTFKVSKRQSFAPFSNPGNAEEECATFSAHSGSLKKQSPKVTFECEQKEENQGKNESNIKPVQTVNITAGFPVVGQKDKPVDNAKCSIKGGSRFCLSSQFRGNETGLITPNKHGLLQNPYRIPPLFPIKSFVKTKCKKNLLEENFEEHSMSPEREMGNENIPSTVSTISRNNIRENVFKEASSSNINEVGSSTNEVGSSINEIGSSDENIQAELGRNRGPKLNAMLRLGVLQPEVYKQSLPGSNCKHPEIKKQEYEEVVQTVNTDFSPYLISDNLEQPMGSSHASQVCSETPDDLLDDGEIKEDTSFAENDIKESSAVFSKSVQKGELSRSPSPFTHTHLAQGYRRGAKKLESSEENLSSEDEELPCFQHLLFGKVNNIPSQSTRHSTVATECLSKNTEENLLSLKNSLNDCSNQVILAKASQEHHLSEETKCSASLFSSQCSELEDLTANTNTQDPFLIGSSKQMRHQSESQGVGLSDKELVSDDEERGTGLEENNQEEQSMDSNLGEAASGCESETSVSEDCSGLSSQSDILTTQQRDTMQHNLIKLQQEMAELEAVLEQHGSQPSNSYPSIISDSSALEDLRNPEQSTSEKAVLTSQKSSEYPISQNPEGLSADKFEVSADSSTSKNKEPGVERSSPSKCPSLDDRWYMHSCSGSLQNRNYPSQEELIKVVDVEEQQLEESGPHDLTETSYLPRQDLEGTPYLESGISLFSDDPESDPSEDRAPESARVGNIPSSTSALKVPQLKVAESAQSPAAAHTTDTAGYNAMEESVSREKPELTASTERVNKRMSMVVSGLTPEEFMLVYKFARKHHITLTNLITEETTHVVMKTDAEFVCERTLKYFLGIAGGKWVVSYFWVTQSIKERKMLNEHDFEVRGDVVNGRNHQGPKRARESQDRKIFRGLEICCYGPFTNMPTGCPPNCGCAARCLDRGQWLPCNWADV; the protein is encoded by the exons CAGGAAACCAGTCTCAGTGTCCAACTCTCTAACCTTGGAACTGTGAGAACTCTGAGGACAAAGCAGCGGATACAACCTCAAAAGACGTCTGTCTACATTGAATTGG GATCTGATTCTTCTGAAGATACCGTTAATAAGGCAACTTATTGCAG TGTGGGAGATCAAGAATTGTTACAAATCACCCCTCAAGGAACCAGGGATGAAATCAGTTTGGATTCTGCAAAAAAGG cTGCTTGTGAATTTTCTGAGACGGATGTAACAAATACTGAACATCATCAACCCAGTAATAATGATTTGAACACCACTGAGAAGCGTGCAGCTGAGAGGCATCCAGAAAAGTATCAGGGTAGTTCTGTTTCAAACTTGCATGTGGAGCCATGTGGCACAAATACTCATGCCAGCTCATTACAGCATGAGAACAGCAGTTTATTACTCACTAAAGACAGAATGAATGTAGAAAAGGCTGAATTCTGTAATAAAAGCAAACAGCCTGGCTTAGCAAGGAGCCAACATAACAGATGGGCTGGAAGTAAGGAAACATGTAATGATAGGCGGACTCCCAGCACAGAAAAAAAGGTAGATCTGAATGCTGATCCCCTGTGTGAGAGAAAAGAATGGAATAAGCAGAAACTGCCATGCTCAGAGAATCCTAGAGATACTGAAGATGTTCCTTGGATAACACTAAATAGCAGCATTCAGAAAGTTAATGAGTGGTTTTCCAGAAGTGATGAACTGTTAGGTTCTGATGACTCACATGATGGGGAGTCTGAATCAAATGCCAAAGTAGCTGATGTATTGGACGTTCTAAATGAGGTAGATGAATATTCTGGTTCTTCAGAGAAAATAGACTTACTGGCCAGTGATCCTCATGAGGCTTTAATATGTAAAAGTGAAAGAGTTCACTCCAAATCAGTAGAGAGTAATATTGAAgacaaaatatttgggaaaacctATCGGAAGAAGGCAAGCCTCCCCAACTTAAGCCATGTAACTGAAAATCTAATTATAGGAGCATTTGTTACTGAGCCACAGATAATACAAGAGCGTCCCCTCACAAATAAATTAAAGCGTAAAAGGAGACCTACATCAGGCCTTCATCCTGAGGATTTTATCAAGAAAGCAGATTTGGCAGTTCAAAAGACTCCTGAAATGATAAATCAGGGAACTAACCAAACGGAGCAGAATGGTCAAGTGATGAATATTACTAATAGTGGTCatgagaataaaacaaaaggtGATTCTATTCAGAATGAGAAAAATCCTAACCCAATAGAATCACTCGAAAAAGAATCTGCTTTCAAAACGAAAGCTGAACCTATAAGCAGCAGTATAAGCAATATGGAACTCGAATTAAATATCCACAATTCAAAAGCACCTAAAAAgaataggctgaggaggaagtctTCTACCAGGCATATTCATGCGCTTGAACTAGTAGTCAGTAGAAATCTAAGCCCACCTAATTGTACTGAATTGCAAATTGATAGTTGTTCTAGCAgtgaagagataaagaaaaaaaagtacaaccaAATGCCAGTCAGGCACAGCAGAAACCTACAACTCATGGAAGGTAAAGAACCTGCAACTGGAGCCAAGAAGAGTAACAAGCCAAATGAACAGACAAGTAAAAGACATGACAGCGATACTTTCCCAGAGCTGAAGTTAACAAATGCACCTGGTTCTTTTACTAAGTGTTCAAATACCAGTGAACTTAAAGAATTTGTCAATCCTAGCCttccaagagaagaaaaagaagagaaactagAAACAGTTAAAGTGTCTAATAATGCTGAAGACCCCaaagatctcatgttaagtggaGAAAGGGTTTTGCAAACTGAAAGATCTGTAGAGAGTAGCAGTATTTCATTGGTACCTGGTACTGATTATGGCACTCAGGAAAGTATCTCGTTACTGGAAGTTAGCACTCTAGGGAAGGCAAAAACAGAACCAAATAAATGTGTGAGTCAGTGTGCAGCATTTGAAAACCCCAAGGGACTAATTCATGGTTGTTCCAAAGATAATAGAAATGACACAGAAGGCTTTAAGTATCCATTGGGACATGAAGTTAACCACAGTCGGGAAACAAGCATAGAAATGGAAGAAAGTGAACTTGATGCTCAGTATTTGCAGAATACATTCAAGGTTTCAAAGCGCCAGTCATTTGCTCCGTTTTCAAATCCAGGAAATGCAGAAGAGGAATGTGCAACATTCTCTGCCCACTCTGGGTCCTTAAAGAAACAAAGTCCAAAAGTCACTTTTGAATgtgaacaaaaggaagaaaatcaaggaaagaaTGAGTCTAATATCAAGCCTGTACAGACAGTTAATATCACTGCAGGCTTTCCTGTGGTTGGTCAGAAAGATAAGCCAGTTGATAATGCCAAATGTAGTATCAAAGGAGGCTCTAGGTTTTGTCTATCATCTCAGTTCAGAGGCAACGAAACTGGACTCATTACTCCAAATAAACATGGACTTTTACAAAACCCATATCGTATACCACCACTTTTTCCCATCAAGTCATTTGTTAAAACTAAATGTAAGAAAAATCTGCTAGAGGAAAACTTTGAGGAACATTCAATGTCACCTGAAAGAGAAATGGGAAATGAGAACATTCCAAGTACAGTGAGCACAATTAGCCGTAATAACattagagaaaatgtttttaaagaagccAGCTCAAGCAATATTAATGAAGTAGGTTCCAGTACTAATGAAGTGGGCTCCAGTATTAATGAAATAGGTTCCAGTGATGAAAACATTCAAGCAGAACTAGGTAGAAACAGAGGGCCAAAATTGAATGCTATGCTTAGATTAGGGGTTTTGCAACCTGAGGTCTATAAACAAAGTCTTCCTGGAAGTAATTGTAAGCATcctgaaataaaaaagcaagaatatgAAGAAGTAGTTCAGACTGTTAATACAGATTTCTCTCCATATCTGATTTCAGATAACTTAGAACAGCCTATGGGAAGTAGTCATGCATCTCAGGTTTGTTCTGAGACACCTGATGACCTGTTAGATGATGGTGAAATAAAGGAAGATACTAGTTTTGCTGAAAATGACATTAAGGAAAGTTCTGCTGTTTTTAGCAAAAGCGTCCAGAAAGGAGAGCTTAGCAGGAGTCCTAGCCCTTTCACCCATACACATTTGGCTCAGGGTTACCGAAGAGGGGCCAAGAAATTAGAGTCCTCAGAAGAGAACTTATCTAGTGAGGATGAAGAGCTTCCCTGcttccaacacttgttatttggTAAAGTAAACAATATACCTTCTCAGTCTACTAGGCATAGCACCGTTGCTACCGAGTGTCTGTCTAAGAACACAGAGGAGAATTTATTATCATTGAAGAATAGCTTAAATGACTGCAGTAACCAGGTAATATTGGCAAAGGCATCTCAGGAACATCACCTTAGTGAGGAAACAAAATGTTCTGCTAGCTTGTTTTCTTCACAGTGCAGTGAATTGGAAGACTTGACTGCAAATACAAACACCCAGGATCCTTTCTTGATTGGTTCTTCCAAACAAATGAGGCATCAGTCTGAAAGCCAGGGAGTTGGTCTGAGTGACAAGGAATTGGTTTCAGATGATGAAGAAAGAGGAACGGGCTTggaagaaaataatcaagaagAGCAAAGCATGGATTCAAACTTAG gTGAAGCAGCATCTGGGTGTGAGAGTGAAACAAGCGTCTCTGAAGACTGCTCAGGGCTATCCTCTCAGAGTGACATTTTAACCACTCAG CAGAGGGATACCATGCAACATAACCTGATAAAGCTCCAGCAGGAAATGGCTGAACTAGAAGCTGTGTTAGAACAGCATGGGAGCCAGCCTTCTAACAGCTACCCTTCCATCATAAGTGACTCTTCTGCCCTTGAGGACCTGCGAAATCCAGAACAAAGCACATCAGAAAAAG CAGTATTAACTTCACAGAAAAGTAGTGAATACCCTATAAGCCAGAATCCAGAAGGCCTTTCTGCTGACAAGTTTGAGGTGTCTGCAGATAGTTCTACCAGTAAAAATAAAGAACCAGGAGTGGAAAG GTCATCCCCTTCTAAATGCCCATCATTAGATGATAGGTGGTACATGCACAGTTGCTCTGGGAGTCTTCAGAATAGAAACTACCCATCTCAAGAGGAGCTCATTAAGGTTGTTGATGTGGAGGAGCAACAGCTGGAAGAGTCTGGGCCACACGATTTGACGGAAACATCTTACTTGCCAAGGCAAGATCTAG AGGGAACCCCTTACCTGGAATCTGGAATCAGCCTCTTCTCTGATGACCCTGAATCTGATCCTTCTGAAGACAGAGCCCCAGAGTCAGCTCGTGTTGGCAACATACCATCTTCAACCTCTGCATTGAAAGTTCCCCAATTGAAAGTTGCAGAATCTGCCCAGAGTCCAGCTGCTGCTCATACTACTGATACTGCTGGGTATAATGCAATGGAAGAAAGTGTgagcagggagaagccagaaTTGACAGCTTCAACAGAAAGGGTCAACAAAAGAATGTCCATGGTGGTGTCTGGCCTGACCCCAGAAGAATTT ATGCTCGTGTACAAGTTTGCCAGAAAACACCACATCACTTTAACTAATCTAATTACTGAAGAGACTACTCATGTTGTTATGAAAACAG ATGCTGAGTTTGTGTGTGAACGGACACTGAAATATTTTCTAGGAATTGCGGGAGGAAAATGGGTAGTTAGCTATTTCT GGGTGACCCAgtctattaaagaaagaaaaatgctgaatGAG
- the BRCA1 gene encoding breast cancer type 1 susceptibility protein isoform 84 (isoform 84 is encoded by transcript variant 232), whose product MNVEKAEFCNKSKQPGLARSQHNRWAGSKETCNDRRTPSTEKKVDLNADPLCERKEWNKQKLPCSENPRDTEDVPWITLNSSIQKVNEWFSRSDELLGSDDSHDGESESNAKVADVLDVLNEVDEYSGSSEKIDLLASDPHEALICKSERVHSKSVESNIEDKIFGKTYRKKASLPNLSHVTENLIIGAFVTEPQIIQERPLTNKLKRKRRPTSGLHPEDFIKKADLAVQKTPEMINQGTNQTEQNGQVMNITNSGHENKTKGDSIQNEKNPNPIESLEKESAFKTKAEPISSSISNMELELNIHNSKAPKKNRLRRKSSTRHIHALELVVSRNLSPPNCTELQIDSCSSSEEIKKKKYNQMPVRHSRNLQLMEGKEPATGAKKSNKPNEQTSKRHDSDTFPELKLTNAPGSFTKCSNTSELKEFVNPSLPREEKEEKLETVKVSNNAEDPKDLMLSGERVLQTERSVESSSISLVPGTDYGTQESISLLEVSTLGKAKTEPNKCVSQCAAFENPKGLIHGCSKDNRNDTEGFKYPLGHEVNHSRETSIEMEESELDAQYLQNTFKVSKRQSFAPFSNPGNAEEECATFSAHSGSLKKQSPKVTFECEQKEENQGKNESNIKPVQTVNITAGFPVVGQKDKPVDNAKCSIKGGSRFCLSSQFRGNETGLITPNKHGLLQNPYRIPPLFPIKSFVKTKCKKNLLEENFEEHSMSPEREMGNENIPSTVSTISRNNIRENVFKEASSSNINEVGSSTNEVGSSINEIGSSDENIQAELGRNRGPKLNAMLRLGVLQPEVYKQSLPGSNCKHPEIKKQEYEEVVQTVNTDFSPYLISDNLEQPMGSSHASQVCSETPDDLLDDGEIKEDTSFAENDIKESSAVFSKSVQKGELSRSPSPFTHTHLAQGYRRGAKKLESSEENLSSEDEELPCFQHLLFGKVNNIPSQSTRHSTVATECLSKNTEENLLSLKNSLNDCSNQVILAKASQEHHLSEETKCSASLFSSQCSELEDLTANTNTQDPFLIGSSKQMRHQSESQGVGLSDKELVSDDEERGTGLEENNQEEQSMDSNLGEAASGCESETSVSEDCSGLSSQSDILTTQQRDTMQHNLIKLQQEMAELEAVLEQHGSQPSNSYPSIISDSSALEDLRNPEQSTSEKAVLTSQKSSEYPISQNPEGLSADKFEVSADSSTSKNKEPGVERSSPSKCPSLDDRWYMHSCSGSLQNRNYPSQEELIKVVDVEEQQLEESGPHDLTETSYLPRQDLEGTPYLESGISLFSDDPESDPSEDRAPESARVGNIPSSTSALKVPQLKVAESAQSPAAAHTTDTAGYNAMEESVSREKPELTASTERVNKRMSMVVSGLTPEEFMLVYKFARKHHITLTNLITEETTHVVMKTDAEFVCERTLKYFLGIAGGKWVVSYFWVTQSIKERKMLNEHDFEVRGDVVNGRNHQGPKRARESQDRKIFRGLEICCYGPFTNMPTDQLEWMVQLCGASVVKELSSFTLGTGVHPIVVVQPDAWTEDNGFHAIGQMCEAPVVTREWVLDSVALYQCQELDTYLIPQIPHSHY is encoded by the exons ATGAATGTAGAAAAGGCTGAATTCTGTAATAAAAGCAAACAGCCTGGCTTAGCAAGGAGCCAACATAACAGATGGGCTGGAAGTAAGGAAACATGTAATGATAGGCGGACTCCCAGCACAGAAAAAAAGGTAGATCTGAATGCTGATCCCCTGTGTGAGAGAAAAGAATGGAATAAGCAGAAACTGCCATGCTCAGAGAATCCTAGAGATACTGAAGATGTTCCTTGGATAACACTAAATAGCAGCATTCAGAAAGTTAATGAGTGGTTTTCCAGAAGTGATGAACTGTTAGGTTCTGATGACTCACATGATGGGGAGTCTGAATCAAATGCCAAAGTAGCTGATGTATTGGACGTTCTAAATGAGGTAGATGAATATTCTGGTTCTTCAGAGAAAATAGACTTACTGGCCAGTGATCCTCATGAGGCTTTAATATGTAAAAGTGAAAGAGTTCACTCCAAATCAGTAGAGAGTAATATTGAAgacaaaatatttgggaaaacctATCGGAAGAAGGCAAGCCTCCCCAACTTAAGCCATGTAACTGAAAATCTAATTATAGGAGCATTTGTTACTGAGCCACAGATAATACAAGAGCGTCCCCTCACAAATAAATTAAAGCGTAAAAGGAGACCTACATCAGGCCTTCATCCTGAGGATTTTATCAAGAAAGCAGATTTGGCAGTTCAAAAGACTCCTGAAATGATAAATCAGGGAACTAACCAAACGGAGCAGAATGGTCAAGTGATGAATATTACTAATAGTGGTCatgagaataaaacaaaaggtGATTCTATTCAGAATGAGAAAAATCCTAACCCAATAGAATCACTCGAAAAAGAATCTGCTTTCAAAACGAAAGCTGAACCTATAAGCAGCAGTATAAGCAATATGGAACTCGAATTAAATATCCACAATTCAAAAGCACCTAAAAAgaataggctgaggaggaagtctTCTACCAGGCATATTCATGCGCTTGAACTAGTAGTCAGTAGAAATCTAAGCCCACCTAATTGTACTGAATTGCAAATTGATAGTTGTTCTAGCAgtgaagagataaagaaaaaaaagtacaaccaAATGCCAGTCAGGCACAGCAGAAACCTACAACTCATGGAAGGTAAAGAACCTGCAACTGGAGCCAAGAAGAGTAACAAGCCAAATGAACAGACAAGTAAAAGACATGACAGCGATACTTTCCCAGAGCTGAAGTTAACAAATGCACCTGGTTCTTTTACTAAGTGTTCAAATACCAGTGAACTTAAAGAATTTGTCAATCCTAGCCttccaagagaagaaaaagaagagaaactagAAACAGTTAAAGTGTCTAATAATGCTGAAGACCCCaaagatctcatgttaagtggaGAAAGGGTTTTGCAAACTGAAAGATCTGTAGAGAGTAGCAGTATTTCATTGGTACCTGGTACTGATTATGGCACTCAGGAAAGTATCTCGTTACTGGAAGTTAGCACTCTAGGGAAGGCAAAAACAGAACCAAATAAATGTGTGAGTCAGTGTGCAGCATTTGAAAACCCCAAGGGACTAATTCATGGTTGTTCCAAAGATAATAGAAATGACACAGAAGGCTTTAAGTATCCATTGGGACATGAAGTTAACCACAGTCGGGAAACAAGCATAGAAATGGAAGAAAGTGAACTTGATGCTCAGTATTTGCAGAATACATTCAAGGTTTCAAAGCGCCAGTCATTTGCTCCGTTTTCAAATCCAGGAAATGCAGAAGAGGAATGTGCAACATTCTCTGCCCACTCTGGGTCCTTAAAGAAACAAAGTCCAAAAGTCACTTTTGAATgtgaacaaaaggaagaaaatcaaggaaagaaTGAGTCTAATATCAAGCCTGTACAGACAGTTAATATCACTGCAGGCTTTCCTGTGGTTGGTCAGAAAGATAAGCCAGTTGATAATGCCAAATGTAGTATCAAAGGAGGCTCTAGGTTTTGTCTATCATCTCAGTTCAGAGGCAACGAAACTGGACTCATTACTCCAAATAAACATGGACTTTTACAAAACCCATATCGTATACCACCACTTTTTCCCATCAAGTCATTTGTTAAAACTAAATGTAAGAAAAATCTGCTAGAGGAAAACTTTGAGGAACATTCAATGTCACCTGAAAGAGAAATGGGAAATGAGAACATTCCAAGTACAGTGAGCACAATTAGCCGTAATAACattagagaaaatgtttttaaagaagccAGCTCAAGCAATATTAATGAAGTAGGTTCCAGTACTAATGAAGTGGGCTCCAGTATTAATGAAATAGGTTCCAGTGATGAAAACATTCAAGCAGAACTAGGTAGAAACAGAGGGCCAAAATTGAATGCTATGCTTAGATTAGGGGTTTTGCAACCTGAGGTCTATAAACAAAGTCTTCCTGGAAGTAATTGTAAGCATcctgaaataaaaaagcaagaatatgAAGAAGTAGTTCAGACTGTTAATACAGATTTCTCTCCATATCTGATTTCAGATAACTTAGAACAGCCTATGGGAAGTAGTCATGCATCTCAGGTTTGTTCTGAGACACCTGATGACCTGTTAGATGATGGTGAAATAAAGGAAGATACTAGTTTTGCTGAAAATGACATTAAGGAAAGTTCTGCTGTTTTTAGCAAAAGCGTCCAGAAAGGAGAGCTTAGCAGGAGTCCTAGCCCTTTCACCCATACACATTTGGCTCAGGGTTACCGAAGAGGGGCCAAGAAATTAGAGTCCTCAGAAGAGAACTTATCTAGTGAGGATGAAGAGCTTCCCTGcttccaacacttgttatttggTAAAGTAAACAATATACCTTCTCAGTCTACTAGGCATAGCACCGTTGCTACCGAGTGTCTGTCTAAGAACACAGAGGAGAATTTATTATCATTGAAGAATAGCTTAAATGACTGCAGTAACCAGGTAATATTGGCAAAGGCATCTCAGGAACATCACCTTAGTGAGGAAACAAAATGTTCTGCTAGCTTGTTTTCTTCACAGTGCAGTGAATTGGAAGACTTGACTGCAAATACAAACACCCAGGATCCTTTCTTGATTGGTTCTTCCAAACAAATGAGGCATCAGTCTGAAAGCCAGGGAGTTGGTCTGAGTGACAAGGAATTGGTTTCAGATGATGAAGAAAGAGGAACGGGCTTggaagaaaataatcaagaagAGCAAAGCATGGATTCAAACTTAG gTGAAGCAGCATCTGGGTGTGAGAGTGAAACAAGCGTCTCTGAAGACTGCTCAGGGCTATCCTCTCAGAGTGACATTTTAACCACTCAG CAGAGGGATACCATGCAACATAACCTGATAAAGCTCCAGCAGGAAATGGCTGAACTAGAAGCTGTGTTAGAACAGCATGGGAGCCAGCCTTCTAACAGCTACCCTTCCATCATAAGTGACTCTTCTGCCCTTGAGGACCTGCGAAATCCAGAACAAAGCACATCAGAAAAAG CAGTATTAACTTCACAGAAAAGTAGTGAATACCCTATAAGCCAGAATCCAGAAGGCCTTTCTGCTGACAAGTTTGAGGTGTCTGCAGATAGTTCTACCAGTAAAAATAAAGAACCAGGAGTGGAAAG GTCATCCCCTTCTAAATGCCCATCATTAGATGATAGGTGGTACATGCACAGTTGCTCTGGGAGTCTTCAGAATAGAAACTACCCATCTCAAGAGGAGCTCATTAAGGTTGTTGATGTGGAGGAGCAACAGCTGGAAGAGTCTGGGCCACACGATTTGACGGAAACATCTTACTTGCCAAGGCAAGATCTAG AGGGAACCCCTTACCTGGAATCTGGAATCAGCCTCTTCTCTGATGACCCTGAATCTGATCCTTCTGAAGACAGAGCCCCAGAGTCAGCTCGTGTTGGCAACATACCATCTTCAACCTCTGCATTGAAAGTTCCCCAATTGAAAGTTGCAGAATCTGCCCAGAGTCCAGCTGCTGCTCATACTACTGATACTGCTGGGTATAATGCAATGGAAGAAAGTGTgagcagggagaagccagaaTTGACAGCTTCAACAGAAAGGGTCAACAAAAGAATGTCCATGGTGGTGTCTGGCCTGACCCCAGAAGAATTT ATGCTCGTGTACAAGTTTGCCAGAAAACACCACATCACTTTAACTAATCTAATTACTGAAGAGACTACTCATGTTGTTATGAAAACAG ATGCTGAGTTTGTGTGTGAACGGACACTGAAATATTTTCTAGGAATTGCGGGAGGAAAATGGGTAGTTAGCTATTTCT GGGTGACCCAgtctattaaagaaagaaaaatgctgaatGAG